A stretch of DNA from Primulina eburnea isolate SZY01 unplaced genomic scaffold, ASM2296580v1 ctg1038_ERROPOS4800000, whole genome shotgun sequence:
gtgcttggtttaacgtcatcagcccgactaTACTACTTGTTCATGGTGGATCGTATGATATCTTGGAAGCCTTGAGTTCTATGTTTTGACCATCAACCGCCATGGTAAGTTTTCCTTGTCTCAAATAAATGACGGCTCCAGCAGTAGCAAAAAATGGTCGTCCTAAAATATCACGAACATTCTGACTGTTCCCCATGTCAAGCACCACAAAATCTGCTAGAAGCCTTATTTTATCAGTCTtaagttcaacatct
This window harbors:
- the LOC140820411 gene encoding uncharacterized protein, yielding MPSFLYEKLGLSRIKPTRLSLQMADKSVRTPLGIVEDVELKTDKIRLLADFVVLDMGNSQNVRDILGRPFFATAGAVIYLRQGKLTMAVDGQNIELKASKISYDPP